The genomic stretch CGAATCATCGGGTGTGAAGCGGTTGCAATCGCATGAACGGGAACTTTGGGCTTCTTCATTTGAGCATCAATGATGGCTTCATTGTTAGGCTTTGCCGCAAACACAGGGCGGCTATCCATGATTATTCGGTCAATACCGTTTTCCACCAACCACTGATTAAGCGCTCGCTCTTCCTCGCCTTTAGAGAAAAAGGCCATATGACGTACTTCTACGCCCAGTGGAAAGTTAGGCGGGAAACTGGCGCAAAACTTTTTCAAACGTTCAAGATACTCTGGGCCAAAAGCTGCTGGGAGTTGGATCGTCCATTGACCGACGCGCTCATGCAGGGGCTCCATGATTTTCATAAAATCACGAAGTTGCTCGTTGCAACCTCTTAGCATTTGTTCATGAGTGATAGCCTTAGGGAGCTTAAACGTAAACTTAAAATCGTCGTGCGTTGCCGCTTTCCAATTTTGCACCGTGTTGTGTGTCGGCGTGGCGTAAAAGGTGGTATTTCCTTCCACAGTATGAAATACCTGAGCGTATTTTTCTAAACGCTCAGCAGGTTTAGTTCCACTACCGTAAAAGCTTTGTTGCCATTGGTTGTGAGACCACATGGTTAAACCAAGTCGAAGGGGTAAATTATCCATCATTCTTTATTGTTTGTATCTCCTGTACGCACTTTACGAGAGTTTTGCTGAAATAGGTAATTTCACGCTATAATCCCCACCAATTTTTTCGCTTTGGTGGGCTTTTGAACATTTGTTGTACTAAAAACCACCAGGGAATGATAAAACACACTTAATTGTATGTTGAGTAGTCGATTTTCATAGACTTTCAGCGTATAACGGAATCTTTACTCTGCTCGGCAATGAGGCTGACAGAGCGTAGTTAACAATATTTGAGAGATTGGGAATTTCATTATGCGTACCCATTACTGTGGTCACCTGAACAAGTCCCTTGCAGGACAAACTGTAGAACTTTGCGGCTGGGTTAACCGTCGTCGTGATTTAGGCGGTCTTATTTTCATTGATATGCGAGATCGTGAAGGCATCGTTCAGGTAGTTGTAGATCCAGATATGGCGGATGCGTATGAAGTGGCTAACACACTTCGTAATGAATTCTGTATCAAATTGACGGGTGAAGTTCGCGTTCGTCCTGAAAGCCAAGTAAACAAAGACATGGCAACAGGTGAAGTTGAGATCCTGGCGAAAGGTCTTGAAATCATCAACCGCAGTGAC from Vibrio parahaemolyticus encodes the following:
- a CDS encoding DUF72 domain-containing protein, producing the protein MDNLPLRLGLTMWSHNQWQQSFYGSGTKPAERLEKYAQVFHTVEGNTTFYATPTHNTVQNWKAATHDDFKFTFKLPKAITHEQMLRGCNEQLRDFMKIMEPLHERVGQWTIQLPAAFGPEYLERLKKFCASFPPNFPLGVEVRHMAFFSKGEEERALNQWLVENGIDRIIMDSRPVFAAKPNNEAIIDAQMKKPKVPVHAIATASHPMIRFIGHPEEQQNYDFFVPWLSKLPQWIAEGKQPYVMIHTADNIIAPELAANIYKNLQKHVALPDLAPFPANDGNSQLQMF